CCTAAAGAAAGCAAAGAAACTGGGTCGCCATGTATAGAGCTGTTGGAGTTGCCAAATTACCACCTGTATCTTCATAGCGCGCCGGAGCAGCTGCTGCAGCTGGAGGAATTAACAGAGCTGGCTGCCTACTACATGCGCCCCTCCTACACCACATCGAACATCTCAAATGTCAAGCAGTTATTTATGGATTGCCTGCGACGCTATTTCAATCTAGTAAGTGATTTGTTTGTGATGTGTTgtcgtaaatttttaatttcacatatttttgtaatttgtaaaaattattatccaAAATAAGTCCAATACCGTTATCCGTAGAACGccacatgttatttttatgtcactATTAGCAGCGCACTGAAGTCTGGCTCGTAAGGGATGAAAGTCTctgtttctctctctctcatctgagcgtattcccggtttTTGCTCAGCCGTTGAgagtcggagcccaggatccacTTTATATCATCCTCGACGATAGAGAATAAAAGcaccaaaatattaatacctatGAAAGGTgcagtttttaatttctatgcTAGTGAGGTCTCGTAGAATGGAAATTGAGAAGACGAAACAATAGCAAACTTTCTAAAGATTCCAAAAATCCATTTCGGAAAGAATATGCCGTCCTATTTGTAATATAGGCGCTTTTCAATAGATATTTACTCGGTGACCTTTTTAAATCGTTGTCTTGTTAAATTTTCGAAACAATGTTTAATATCGTTTGGGTTCTTTTCATTGATTGATCCGCGTCATTAAATCCTGATTAAACTGCTCCGGATTAAATTTCTGGAAAGAATAAAAgcaaatgtcataatttaagtatctattttacaaatgcgagagttaaaaaaatatatattatgtaatatgttttttttttatgaagtaCATTTGTTTTGACTAAACTacgttttatataaactagaatGTCGATGATCGTACTAAatacttagggtgagttgcacacTTGAACTCTAACGTGGGCAGAAAAACTAAAAGTaagccattttgtttaaacgtcagCGACGCGCCGGTTAAATTCAAAGCCAAATTTGAAGATGCAACTCGTCCTTAAGTATTTAACTTAGCAAATAATGTAGCTACCCCCATAAATTGAAACACCCTATTTCAACGGAATTGTTTGGATGGACTACTTACGTTTTTACACACGCTGAAATGAATAATTGcttactacctacctataggTAATTTCAAACGACTATTTGTTTTCATAGGTTAATAAAGCTGACCCAAATAAATCGGGTTTGTTTCAGGAATTCAAGATGCGGTGCCATAGATGCGGAACTCCGCATTACCAGGACGAAATTACTGCACCAGAACGATAAAGCAATGaacttttgtaaaaagtaattttgcagtaaagattttgttatacataattcattttctatttaaaggTACAATGTCAAGAGATCATTGGCAGTGAAACACCTActtgataacaaaaaaaatggataAGTTAAGTACATCTATTATTGTCTTTCGTAATCATATAAAAGCATATAAAAGCACCATTAATTTTCTGCAGTAATGTAAGTTACAAATTAATGGCCATTAAAGATTATTAATCACCATAGCCctcaattatattaaaatttaatactatttacatatatatatatcttaataGTTtctatcatataatatttgttttatagggAATTTATATCCTCTTAATCTTTCGGATTTTATAACCTCTAAATTTATATcggatgttattttttattattacctgATTTGTTCATTTGTTCACAATGCATCTACTCAGGCGGCTACTGTCACAGCAACATACTAAGCTGGACGCCTTTTCGACAAAAACttatcttataaaaaaatgtaaagtttatttttttgtcgaataaacctattttcttttcttttttaattaatgtgtttattaCGGATGATATTTTGCACAGGCCACTACATCAGAGTTAAGTGTACAAACtacaaataagtaagtacccAACTAGTCTTAAACAAAATCCGGTCATATATGCGAGTTGAACACGCGTGAAGAGGGTTccgtacaatttataaaatgcttATAGGTTTTCTGTGATCTACTATACTTTGTATCTTTTTTCTACTTTGCtcagtagtttcagagatCAGGGGATGGGGTAGGGATGGTCCATTTTCGTCTTTTTTCATGAATGACACTGAAACTGTTTAGTTTACAATAATAGCAAAAACCCGAGAGAGCCCTTTCATTTGATACTTATATGACACGAGATCATTTTTATACGGATCCCTAAAAATTCCTGTCTCCCCTGTTTCCCTTCGTCCCTACCTGGGAACGAAGTCTTTAGAAGCTATTTCTATGTATAATCATTAAAATCGAACTATGATTAAAAATCACTATACCTGagtaaactaaaatatgcAATGTTGACTCGAGAGACTGACAAAGACTGATTTGGCCCACAAAGAGGCGGTATTACCCCAGCTCTGGGAGTAATCCGGATAAACCTGGCAATTAAAACACTTATCCCTCGGTATTTCATCTCAATACTGAAATCTGTCCCCAAATATCCGGGTCATTGTTACCGACAAAAAATTACACcgaaattttcataaatctaGATCATTTAACTGATCCATGGATTAATTCGAACACAACTTAATTTCGTTCGTTGGCATGTCGGTTAtagattattttgattaatcaattgtaacaaaatatatatttgtttaagaGAATGGAtggatgtttgtttgtcacacttcacgtaaaaaataattcgatAAAACTTGATATAGGTACGTAGCACGTATAAGTAAtagcttattttaaattacgacaatcaattttcaatttcgtATTTCACCTGTTTAGGgtttttccaaaatttatttcttgattactaaaaaaatatacatatctgtaaaattatttctgcGTTCAGTGGTCACAGCTCTGCGTTGATATTCCAATAGTGATCGATTAATTACCTAATTGTATTCTTATCCAAAGCTAAcaagataaacatttttataataggtatactTCAGCTGATTTCCCCAATAATAAGCTGACTTTGCTTCCAAAGCCATTAAACCATGTAGGTAGATATCCAATCAAAAATGCtcatttgtatgtaaattggCTGGTTTTCATAGAAGTCcttatttctaaaacaaaataaaagaatatatcGACGGGTAAAGGTACCAGACGgatattttcgtatttttattttttatttgaacagtTTTTGAGTAGcagattacagaaatattGGCGTAACTGAAAAACGACCGTTAATACCTTTACCGGCGAAACGGCATATATGTAAGGTATTTGttcctataattttattccaatgCACATTTCACGCGCCTgtcatttaaataagtacaattatttaaatacaccaACGTGGTTTACTACtgaattttatcattatttatatacgtaCAAATATGTAGCTCATAAAAACGTTTGATTACATAGGTAACTTAACTTGCAACTTTAGATTTCAGTACAGCGCCGTGGTTTAACTAGAACAATAGCAGAGTTAACATGCCTACTTAATATGCACCAATATTCCATGTCAAGCCCTCTATTTTATAAGCATTATTGTTTATGTGTGTACCTCTGAGATGTATACTCAAACAAGACAAATAAAccctatacctatatatatatatgtatacctacTGCCACAAATAAATTGCACAGGGTTCACGTACCTACTTGTACTAGACAAATTTCCTTACATgtcaatttctttattcagctttaacttaaatatgaaatttgaaaattgtaattctAAAGTTATcgataataacaaataactaaatatttaagcTTTAAATTCCGGAGAAGGCCAAAATTTCATCTTAGTAATTTTCTTACCTACTTCAAACCAAATGTACTGGTTCAAAACATAGAGATCATGTTTACGTAAACAAAGCTGTTTGCTTTAAAGTTAGAGGTAAAGTTTAATATTGACATTAGTCGGAAGTCAGGACACCGATACGGGGCGATAGGCTAATGAATTTTCTCCTAAACGAGTTACCATAACGTCGAGCCGGTCTAAATGTCGAAGGATATTTTGTATGCTGTTACGATTACAACAcgcaatatttgtaaataatatacgaATATCTGAggtaataaatcaaataactaCGAGTACAATCAATCtatcaaaatatcaatttgATGTCCTTAAATTgcaagtacctaagtatagatacctacctagtatgataacaaacattttcataatcCGATTAGTTACGAAATCTATTTTCGTAATATTAACCAAAACAAGTgattacctacctattctGTCTGCTTGACCCCGGCCTGACTAACTTATGACGATGAATTTcgcaaaataataaacttttgtgGTAGATTGTAGATTTAACCGTTGcggtaggtattttataaaattgttgctGTATGTTATAATGTAGCAagagatgaaaaataaatatttcgagTGGTTATCTTTCAATTTTCgcgattttataatattactggtgttttcaataataattaggtatattaataggtattatacaGTAGAAGTGTTTGTTATTTGTAAGTTGTGAGATAATATTCGGAACTTGATACCCAACTTACCAATTTACCCAAGTCTTTACCAGTAGGTAGGAGAAGCTCATTATTCATGAGTGACATTCGGGTACCACTTTTTATTACGATATTTCCACAGAAGCGGAGCCCTGGGATGCAACCAGTCTCACATAAGTAAAGCACAAGATCTGTGTATGGCAATTACGATAAAAATGCTGACGTTCGTATCAATCTTTGTCGTAAAGTTGAGCCTACAAGCGCCGATAACGAGCGAAAACTGGTTAAACGCCAcgtgttataataataatgacttGATCCATTTGCCATATTTCTGACACGAAAATTTTAGgcataaaataatgtacctgcataaaaaagaaaaatatatgcaaaattcaTATATAAGTAGAGAGCGGAAATCCGCACAGTTACGATTACATTTGTACACTACGGTAGTATTCAATTGTAATTAACCATAGTGTTACTACCACACCACAGGTCTAATTTACTTTGATTGTAGGGCCAGTTATGACGAATTGGATAATTATGAAAGGGCGTTCTATACCACCAttctgtttttattcaaaGCAATCAATattcatgttattttatacctaataataataaagctaaGTTTTTATACCTAAGTAAGCTCCTTGAGTTTAGGGAAGCACTAAGAGAATTCACGAAATTCATGCGAGAACAAGAGTTTTGTTTAACTaatgttatacatattttagctCGTCTTTTTATTTTGGCGGGTCACACACGCTGAGCAATCTATCTCTGTCATCTTCGTGTGTACCCAGTTACATTCAGAGAAACATGTTACACTATTAAGgtatcccttaatcgcctcctACGACATCCACGTGAGGATACGCATTGGTCCTGTCCTATTCTTGGGCaggaccacacgccacacaGAAAAGCTAAGCAATATTTAATTCCTTCaaaaattttccacgtcgAAGTGATTTTGACGACACCATAATTCAGGGATGAGTTCACGGTCGCctcataaattaaatgactAGTCAGGCAATCcataaaaatcttgaaaaagGCGAACAGATCGTTACCTATCGGTTGTAAAAATCATTTAGTTTATTACTAACTACCactataaaatactttaacgtTCATATCTCAAatcgtaaatatatttacaagctTCAAGGCAATTCGAAATATAGAAGAAAtagaagtacctatatttatttgaaacttaatAACACTAACAAACTCCTAGGTATGTTGTTGAGCGCATCATGCCGAAACCAACTGCATGCTTCAGCACGCGTCTACGGCAGTCGCATGGaactagtaggtactacgtagTACCTGTCTACTAATTCCAAGGGCAGTCGTGAGCACGTTTTTCGGCTGTCGCAACATCGTCGGCATCAAAAAATCCTTTCGACGGTTGTACAAGATCCAACCGATAGTACCTAGTTGTAAATTGAATTCTATTGTAATGCCGGTTACACATTATCGGTATTCGGTAGTTTGTCGAACTTTAGCGAATTCTGCATACATTGttgttggtttttcattgcggtaaataaagcTCTCACACAaactcttcttcttcttccaatttttatgtgaaatcTGTCTGTACTAATGTATTATATGTTGTAGCtaggaattaaaaattaaagtgaaaCTTTATTCAAAAGGAACCCCTAGCGACACCTATAAGCTACAAATGTCAATAATTAGTTTGCGATAATCATATATAGGAGACGCAAGTATAtagtttgaatataaaatagatagatGGCGCACGATATGAAAAATCTAGTGCCAGTGACAGCCGCCATCCACGATATTTTTGGACCGGCGCGGTGCGACGCCGGCTGAAGGCACTCACtcgtaacaaaatataatcattcaaaatactattttttccGCCAAATTTCATGTAGGTCTTAGGTACTATGCTtgcactatttttttttattgttaggtACCATTATTCATAGAGCTCAGCTATAAAAGGTCGTCGTCGTACAGAGCACAGCTGTCATTGCCATTTGTcatttcaataacaataatcTATATTGTCTATGGCGCATTCCTACGGTGGGTGACGGTGACGGCCGACAGCTCatcgtttattattttcatttcgatGATTGTTTCTTACCTTACCCACTTTGTATTTTCAACTGTACTAACTAGTGTATCGCtcttataatatcaaaatgtgGGATCCAACGCATGTGCAAGTTACTGTTCAAAGAGCGCGGGGACTTCTGATCAAAGGTAAAAACGGTACGAATAACTGTTTTGTGACCATAGCCCTAGGCAAAGAAAAATTCCAAACTTCCGTCAAACACAAAGCTACTGAGAGTGTTGAATGGTTAGAAGAGTGCGAGCTGCACATTCCCTCACATGGAAATACAGCTGAAATCGTTTTAAAGGTTTGGGATGAAGATTTTGTAAAAGACCATTTACTAGGTCAAGTATCGATTCCGTTAAAAGACCTCGATGTCTACGAACGACCAAGAAACCGCTGGTATTCTCTTCAGGGAAAAGCTGGAAAAGAAAATGACAAGAAAAGGGGTGAGTTGGAGGTCAAAATTGGCTTCACTGTGAAAGAAGGAAGTCTAAATGACCTTagtaaaaaagataaacataGGTCTTCTTTGTCTAGCATCGCCCAAAATGTTGGAGGCAGTCTTATGAGCATTGGCAGTATTGAGAAGcgtaaaagtattaaaaagtttGCCAAAACCCTTggatctaaaataaatttgaacaaaaaagataaaaagagTGACTCTTCCTCTCTTAGTGATAGCTTGGGAAATTTGAAAAACTCTGCAGTTTCTACTCCAGAGCACTACACTCCAAAATCTTTTGAACCAAGACTTCCTGCAGAAGCAGACCCAGGTGTAATAAGTGAAGATGAAGATGAGTTTGCATTTGATGATTTATCTCATAAAAGTTCTGCAAGTTCACTCAATGTTCATACATTGCCACGTGGCCACAAATACACACCCTCACCTGTAAACGCTTCTTTGGAAAACTTGGGTGGAGGAGAATTTCTCAGACGATCTACTAGTAGTAACTTGGCAAACCCTGAAAAATCTGTGCCTCAGAAACCAGTTCGCTTGAATTTGGATACATTCACTCCTCCTCAAACCAAAACTcaaattatagataaaaatgatGAATGGTCCCAAAAATTATATCCTCGTTCAAAGTCCAATAGCCAAACATTTATTGATAAGGAGAAATCATCAAGTCTAGAGAGAAACAATAAACTTGATAGCCCAAGTTCTTTAAAAGAGAAACCAAGTCCCAAATTCTTTAAGAAATTtggtaataataacaaaccCAAAAAGTTACTGGAGGAGCGTATCATTGTTGGAGAGGAGAACATTGTTGAAGAAGATTCTATAAACCCAGCATACAACAGCATTCCTAAGACTGTGTTGGAACAGTTTGATGGAAAATCACGAGAAGATCTCATTGTACTTATATACAATCTGCAGAAAGATGCTGAAGcagagaaaaagaaaaacaaggatctagaaaattatttagatgACCTCTTGTTGAGAGTGATGGAAACAACACCCAGAATCTTACAAAATCCATATGTTAGAAATAACAGCATGCATATAAGAAATAAGTAACAGGTTTGGCAGACATTACACAACCAAGTATTTCCACTTGCatgaattaatgaaatcaTAATTATGTTTGTGTGGTCtctttacaaaatgtttgcttttcattttttaattctttttgaatagtttcataactttttatgggtatgtaaaataataaatatcaatataataataatgataaagtcATTTGTTGTGCATGAATGATTTGTCTCTGTACAAGTGGTGAAAGCAGCTAAAATTGAGAAACCAAAATGGCAGACGTGTGATATTTTGGATTATACTTTCACCACATCCTCTTTTAAGTCTTGTCATGTTTGAAACTTGTGCCTTAATATGTATCTGTGATATAGATTGGTCAATAATACGATTTTAGTATTCAAAACTTTCCATttcatatagatttttatcaCTCCAGTTTAGTGGGCAATTATATGACAACAACAAAAGTGAACATGTAATGAACCtactttttgttatgttacagatatttttttctgtgccaaattttgaaacatttttatatcaatatgaTTATACTTTTGTATTTCAGCATACAAGCAATAATTTCTTAAACTCTATACCTTCTTTAGTAAACTGAACATTGGTAGAGCAAGATGTTTTTAGAGGTTgatatcatttcattataaCTAAATGAAGATAATTGTTTAACAAGATACCATGTTGAAAATGACTCACATGCATTGTAATGTGGTGACTAAGAATCTTGTTacatgttataatttaatataggtatgatAAACTTCCATACAAAGcatgaatatttaatgtgCAAATAGATCTGTCcaaaattattaacttatcTTACATGTCttacattaaaaaacattaagaACTTagttaagaaatattaatttttgttgtgaTTCTAAGGAGGTGTCTGGTTAGTGCAAAAACATCCAttctttattataagtatgcCAATGTGCAATATcaagtgaataaaatattccattaGTACTATAGaagctttttaaattaaaagtag
This DNA window, taken from Plodia interpunctella isolate USDA-ARS_2022_Savannah chromosome 2, ilPloInte3.2, whole genome shotgun sequence, encodes the following:
- the Rip11 gene encoding rab11 family-interacting protein 2; translated protein: MWDPTHVQVTVQRARGLLIKGKNGTNNCFVTIALGKEKFQTSVKHKATESVEWLEECELHIPSHGNTAEIVLKVWDEDFVKDHLLGQVSIPLKDLDVYERPRNRWYSLQGKAGKENDKKRGELEVKIGFTVKEGSLNDLSKKDKHRSSLSSIAQNVGGSLMSIGSIEKRKSIKKFAKTLGSKINLNKKDKKSDSSSLSDSLGNLKNSAVSTPEHYTPKSFEPRLPAEADPGVISEDEDEFAFDDLSHKSSASSLNVHTLPRGHKYTPSPVNASLENLGGGEFLRRSTSSNLANPEKSVPQKPVRLNLDTFTPPQTKTQIIDKNDEWSQKLYPRSKSNSQTFIDKEKSSSLERNNKLDSPSSLKEKPSPKFFKKFGNNNKPKKLLEERIIVGEENIVEEDSINPAYNSIPKTVLEQFDGKSREDLIVLIYNLQKDAEAEKKKNKDLENYLDDLLLRVMETTPRILQNPYVRNNSMHIRNK